The Streptomyces sp. NBC_00569 genomic sequence GCACCCCGCTGCCCGACGCGTCACTCGAACCTTCGGAACTTATTCTTCCGTCCCCGGACGCCACCCTGGAAGAGGTCCGGGAGTTGCTCAGCGGCGACGGTCTGATCCCTGGCTGAGCCGCTGCCCGCGGTACGCGGCCCGTCGCGCGCACCGCTGATGGACGGGCCTGCCGCGCACGGACGAGGGGGCGATACCGTGACGCCGGTGACCCCCTTCGTACGCTGGGCCAGGACCCACCCCCGGGCCATGGACGCGGCCCTCGCGGCAGCGGTGCTGCTCTGCATGATCGCCGCCTCTTTCGTCGACCCGAACGGCGGCCGCGACGGCACCCCCATGTGGGGCACCCGCAGCCCCCAGGTCCTCAGCGTCGTCCTCATGGTGCTCGGCGCGGCCGCCCTCGTCCTGCGCCGCCGCGCCCCCATGGCGGTCCTCGCGGCCACCTCCGCCGTCACCCTGGCCGAACTCGTCACCGGCGACCCCCGCGCGCCCGTCGCGATGAGCGCCGTCGTCGCGCTCTACACCGTCGCCGCGACCACCGACCGCCCCACCACGTGGCGCGTCGGCCTCGCCACCATGGCCGTCCTCACCGGCGCCGCCATGCTGGCGGGCCCGCTGCCCTGGTACGCGCAGGAGAACCTCGGCGTCTTCGCCTGGACCGGCATGGCCGCCGCGGCCGGGGACGCCGTGCGCAGCCGGCGCGCGTTCGTCGACGCGATCCGCGAGCGGGCCGAGCGGGCCGAGCGCACCCGGGAGGAGGAGGCCCGGCGCCGGGTCGCCGAGGAGCGCCTGCGCATCGCCCGCGACCTGCACGACGTCGTCGCGCACCACATCGCTCTGGTCAACGTCCAGGCGGGCGTCGCCTCGCACGTCATGGACAAGCGCCCCGACCAGGCCAAGGAGGCCCTGTCGCACGTGCGCGAGGCGAGCCGCTCCGCGCTCAACGAACTCCGCGCCACCGTGGGCCTGCTGAGGCAGTCCGGCGACCCCGAGGCGCCCACCGAACCGGCGCCGGGACTCGACCGCCTCGAAGACCTCGTCGGCACGTTCCGCAACGCCGGCCTGCCCGTCGAGGTCGCCTGCGCCGACCGGGCCACCGGCCTGCAGGCCGCCGTCGACCTGGCGGCCTACCGCATCATCCAGGAGGCCCTGACCAATGTGCAGAAGCACGCGGGCGCGCAGGCCAAGGCCGAGGTCAGCGTCGTGCGCGTAGGCCCGAACATCGAGGTCACGATCCTCGACAACGGGCCCGGCACCGAGCAGCCCTCGCCCGACAGCGGCGGCCACGGCCTCCTCGGCATGCGCGAGCGCGTCGCCGCGATCGGCGGCAGCTGCTCGGCGGGACCGCGCTACGGGGGCGGGTTCCGCGTCCATGCGATCCTGCCCGTCCAGGCCCGCGCCACCGCCGGCCTCGCCACGGACACAGGGGACGCTGGATGACCATCCGGGTACTGCTCGCCGACGACCAGGCACTGCTGCGCAGCGCCTTCCGCGTCCTCGTGGACTCCGAACCCGACATGCTCGTCGTCGGCGAGGCCTCGAACGGCGCGGAGGCGGTCAGCCTCGCCAAGTCCGAGAAGGCCGACGTCGTCCTGATGGACATCCGGATGCCCGGCACCGACGGACTCGCCGCGACCCGCCTGATCAGCGCCGACCCCGAACTGGCACACGTACGCGTCGTGATGCTCACGACGTTCGAGGTCGACGAGTACGTCGTCCAGTCGCTGCGCGCGGGCGCCTCCGGCTTCCTCGGCAAGGGCGCCGAACCCGAGGAGCTCCTCGGCGCCGTGCGGATCGCCGCCGCGGGCGAGGCGCTCCTGTCGCCGGTCGCGACCAAGGGCCTGATCGCCAAGTTCCTCGCCCAGGGCGAGGGGTACGGCGACTGGGAGGACGGCGCGCGCCCCGGCGGCGCCCACGGCGAACGTCTCGCCGCGCTGACCACCCGCGAGCGCGAGGTGCTCGTCCAGGTCGCCGGAGGCCACTCGAACGACGAGATCGCGGAGCGCCTCCAGGTCAGCCCGCTCACCGTCAAGACCCACGTGAACCGCGCCATGGCCAAGCTCGGCGCGCGGGACCGTGCCCAACTCGTAGTAATCGCGTACGAATCGGGCCTGGTCCGTCCAAGGGTGGAGTGAGCCGGGGTCTCCGCGTACTACGGGCGCAGTATGCGGCGCATAAGAACGGGACCTGGGAGCGACGGATCCACCCTCGCGCATGACTGAGGGTGTAGGGGGCCCCGCACGTGTCTTCGGACGCATCCGTGTCCCCCGGACATCCGGGGCCTCCTCCTGCCGCGCTTGCCACAGAGAGAGACCCACACCATGTCCTGGCTGTCGAGATTCAGCCTCGCTCAACGGGCCCTGATCGGGCTGATGTCGATCATCGCGATCGTCTTCGGCGCCATCGCGATCCCCCAGCTCAAGCAGCAGCTGCTGCCCTCCATCGAACTGCCCATGGTGTCCGTCCTGGCCCCGTATCAGGGCGCGTCTCCCGACGTGGTCGAGAAGCAGGTCATCGAGCCGCTCGAGTCGACCATCGAGGCGGTCGACGGCATCACCGGCATCACCTCCACGGCGAGCGAGGGCAACGCCGTGATCATGGCCCAGTTCGACTACGGCAACGGCTCCAAGCAGCTCGTCGCCGATGTCCAGCAGGCCGTGAACCGGGCCCGCGCCCAGCTCCCCGACGACGTCGACCCGCAGGTCATCGCGGGCTCCACGGACGACATACCGACCGTCGTCCTCGCCGTCACGTCCGACAAGGACCAGCAGGCGCTCGCCGACCAGCTCGACAGGACCGTCGTCCCGTCCCTCAAGGACATCGACGGCGTCGGCCAGGTCACCGTCGACGGTGTGCGCGACCTCCAGGTCACCGTCACCCCCGACGACAAGAAGCTCGCCGCGGCGGGCATCAGCCAGGCCGCGCTCGGCCAGTCCCTCCAGGCGGGCGGCGCGACCCTGCCCGCCGGCTCCTTCGACGAGGGCGGCAGCAACCGCACCGTCCAGGTCGGCGGCGGCTTCACCTCCCTGAAGCAGATCGAGGACCTGATGGTCACCGGCGAGGGCGTCAGGAAGCCCGTACGCCTCGGTGACGTCGCCGAGGTCGCGCAGCGTCCCGCGAAGGCCGACTCGATCACCCGCACCGACGGCAGGCCCAGCCTCGCGGTCATGGTCACCATGGACCACGACGGCAGCGCGGTCGCCATCTCCGACGCGGTCAAGGACAAGCTCCCCGACCTGCGCAAGGACCTCGGCACCGGCGCGAAGCTCACGGTCGTCAGCGACCAGGGCCCCGCGGTCTCCAAGTCCATCGACGGCCTGACTACGGAGGGCGCGCTCGGTCTCCTCTTCGCCGTCCTCGTCATCCTGGTGTTCCTGGCGTCGATCCGCTCGACCCTGGTCACCGCGGTCTCGATCCCGCTCTCGGTCGTCCTGGCCCTGATCGTCCTGTGGACCCGCGACCTCTCGCTCAACATGCTCACGCTCGGTGCGCTGACCATCGCGATCGGGCGGGTCGTGGACGACTCCATCGTCGTCCTGGAGAACATCAAGCGGCACCTCGGCTACGGCGAGGAGCGCCAGGAGGCGATCCTCAAGGCGGTCCGCGAGGTCGCGGGCGCCGTCACGTCGTCCACCCTGACCACCGTCGCCGTCTTCCTGCCCATCGGCCTGGTGGGCGGCATGGTCGGCGAGCTGTTCGGCTCGTTCTCGCTGACGGTCACGGCGGCGCTGCTGGCCTCGCTGATCGTCTCGCTCACCGTCGTCCCGGTCCTGTCGTACTGGTTCCTGCGGCCGCCCAAGGCGATCAAGGGCGTCGACCCGGAGGAGGCGCGCCGCAAGGCGGAGGAGAAGGAGGCGCGGTCCTGGCTCCAGCGGATCTACGTCCCCGTCCTGCGCTTCGCGACCCGTCGCCGCCTCACGAGCGTCCTCATCGCGGTCGTGGTCCTGGTCGGTACGTTCGGCATGGCCCCCATGCTGAAGACGAACTTCTTCGACCAGGGCGAGCAGGAAGTCCTGTCCATCAAGCAGGAGCTCAAGCCGGGCACCAGCCTGGCGGCGACCGACGCGTCGGCGAAGAAGATCGAGAAGCTGCTCTCCGGCATCGACACGGTCAAGGACTACCAGGTCACGATCGGCTCGTCCGGCTTCATGGCGGCCTTCGGCGGCGGCACCGACAGCAACCAGGCCTCGTACCAGGTGACGCTGAAGGACAAGGCGTCGTACGAGAAGACCCAGGACCGCATCGAGAAGGGTCTCGGTGAGCTCTCCGGGATCGGCCGGACCACCATCGCGGCCGGTGACGGCTTCGGCAGCCAGGACCTGAGCGTCGTGGTGAAGGCGGCCGACGGCCAGGTCCTGCGCAAGGCGGCCGACGAGGTCCGCGACGAGGTCGCCGAGCTCGACGGCGTCACGGACGTCACCAGCGACCTGTCGCAGTCGGTCCCGCGCATCTCGGTCAGGGCCAACTCCAAGGCCGCGGCCGCCGGGTTCAACGACACCACGCTCGGCGCGGCCGTCGGCCAGGCCGTGCGCGGTACGACCAGCGGCAAGGCGATCCTCGACGACACCGAGCGCGACGTCGTCGTGAAGTCGGCGAAGCCCGCCACGACCATGGACGAGCTCAAGAAGCTCCCGATGGGCCCCCGCGGTCTGAAGCTCGGCGACATCGCCACGGTGAAGCTGGTCGACGGGCCGGTCTCCATGACCCGGATCGACGGCGCCCGCGCCGCGACGATCACGGCCAGGCCGACCGGTGACAACACCGGCGCGGTCAGCGCCGACCTCCAGACGAAGATCAACGCGCTGAAGCTGCCCGCGGGCGCGAAGGCCACGATCGGCGGCGTCACGTCCGACCAGGACGACGCGTTCAAGAACCTCGGCCTCGCGATGCTGGCCGCGATCGCGATCGTGTTCATGCTCCTGGTCGCCACGTTCCGCTCGCTGGCGCAGCCGCTGATCCTGCTGGTCTCGATCCCGTTCGCGGCGACCGGTGCGATCGGCCTGCTCATCGCCACCGGCACCCCGATGGGTGTCCCGGCGATGATCGGCATGCTGATGCTCATCGGCATCGTGGTCACCAACGCGATCGTCCTGATCGACCTGATCAACCAGTACCGCAAGGAGGGCTACGGCACGATCGAGGCGGTCATCGAGGGCGGCCGCCACCGTCTGCGCCCGATCCTCATGACGGCCCTGGCGACGATCTTCGCCCTGCTCCCGATGGCGCTCGGCGTCACCGGCGAGGGCGGCTTCATCGCCCAGCCGCTCGCGGTGGTGGTGATCGGCGGTCTGATCACGTC encodes the following:
- a CDS encoding sensor histidine kinase, whose amino-acid sequence is MTPFVRWARTHPRAMDAALAAAVLLCMIAASFVDPNGGRDGTPMWGTRSPQVLSVVLMVLGAAALVLRRRAPMAVLAATSAVTLAELVTGDPRAPVAMSAVVALYTVAATTDRPTTWRVGLATMAVLTGAAMLAGPLPWYAQENLGVFAWTGMAAAAGDAVRSRRAFVDAIRERAERAERTREEEARRRVAEERLRIARDLHDVVAHHIALVNVQAGVASHVMDKRPDQAKEALSHVREASRSALNELRATVGLLRQSGDPEAPTEPAPGLDRLEDLVGTFRNAGLPVEVACADRATGLQAAVDLAAYRIIQEALTNVQKHAGAQAKAEVSVVRVGPNIEVTILDNGPGTEQPSPDSGGHGLLGMRERVAAIGGSCSAGPRYGGGFRVHAILPVQARATAGLATDTGDAG
- a CDS encoding response regulator, with product MTIRVLLADDQALLRSAFRVLVDSEPDMLVVGEASNGAEAVSLAKSEKADVVLMDIRMPGTDGLAATRLISADPELAHVRVVMLTTFEVDEYVVQSLRAGASGFLGKGAEPEELLGAVRIAAAGEALLSPVATKGLIAKFLAQGEGYGDWEDGARPGGAHGERLAALTTREREVLVQVAGGHSNDEIAERLQVSPLTVKTHVNRAMAKLGARDRAQLVVIAYESGLVRPRVE
- a CDS encoding efflux RND transporter permease subunit; the encoded protein is MSWLSRFSLAQRALIGLMSIIAIVFGAIAIPQLKQQLLPSIELPMVSVLAPYQGASPDVVEKQVIEPLESTIEAVDGITGITSTASEGNAVIMAQFDYGNGSKQLVADVQQAVNRARAQLPDDVDPQVIAGSTDDIPTVVLAVTSDKDQQALADQLDRTVVPSLKDIDGVGQVTVDGVRDLQVTVTPDDKKLAAAGISQAALGQSLQAGGATLPAGSFDEGGSNRTVQVGGGFTSLKQIEDLMVTGEGVRKPVRLGDVAEVAQRPAKADSITRTDGRPSLAVMVTMDHDGSAVAISDAVKDKLPDLRKDLGTGAKLTVVSDQGPAVSKSIDGLTTEGALGLLFAVLVILVFLASIRSTLVTAVSIPLSVVLALIVLWTRDLSLNMLTLGALTIAIGRVVDDSIVVLENIKRHLGYGEERQEAILKAVREVAGAVTSSTLTTVAVFLPIGLVGGMVGELFGSFSLTVTAALLASLIVSLTVVPVLSYWFLRPPKAIKGVDPEEARRKAEEKEARSWLQRIYVPVLRFATRRRLTSVLIAVVVLVGTFGMAPMLKTNFFDQGEQEVLSIKQELKPGTSLAATDASAKKIEKLLSGIDTVKDYQVTIGSSGFMAAFGGGTDSNQASYQVTLKDKASYEKTQDRIEKGLGELSGIGRTTIAAGDGFGSQDLSVVVKAADGQVLRKAADEVRDEVAELDGVTDVTSDLSQSVPRISVRANSKAAAAGFNDTTLGAAVGQAVRGTTSGKAILDDTERDVVVKSAKPATTMDELKKLPMGPRGLKLGDIATVKLVDGPVSMTRIDGARAATITARPTGDNTGAVSADLQTKINALKLPAGAKATIGGVTSDQDDAFKNLGLAMLAAIAIVFMLLVATFRSLAQPLILLVSIPFAATGAIGLLIATGTPMGVPAMIGMLMLIGIVVTNAIVLIDLINQYRKEGYGTIEAVIEGGRHRLRPILMTALATIFALLPMALGVTGEGGFIAQPLAVVVIGGLITSTLLTLLLVPTLYAMLELRKERRRKKREAKRARKAGVTAEPEASESESGEPEPAGV